Proteins encoded within one genomic window of Geotalea daltonii FRC-32:
- a CDS encoding HYR domain-containing protein translates to MTSHYLRIILLLFITLLPVSQAAAVTLDPGYIAGQVSLPGYTPTSISLNATGGGYTASKTTYNSPNYQLTVQGGDWNYSVAASCGVSGANAPYSTVSFNNRTIKVAPNQTVANDYIYNVGTVRFQVNITGDPTTYSYGYNSSAVKNVTTGERTYTTSSYTTSFTTRSYYWDIPVVPNQQIALAAAVYVYSATGGRYYYFNSNAAAPYNLSLQDVQPGETVIVPLNISFVAPVPSDPPPPPTTYTGTLAGNVDLAGLPAANFASHSAAGITIPANPGSYTRNYTFSGNSYSYYVYPYTFFDSSIDSNLRWPYKNGSQINNRFTVYPNQTTLLDFSGEGAFLNGSINFSGTVKNEDLRYYTMTLNGQDAIWETNKWAYKNTNYAYVYLRRDVTGNYKRPPVRQYKLFMTTGDWDTVGFSLRKDFVAPYTKYSILSFNDYKLSYDGRNYFGNPVHIASGAENQKDFNYCFGSAIFRFRAVGGGLLSSPYMSGNGTHKTNNVDDLSAAVSASSSVNKIANPDLEIFGPAANYTLTTVRVYAEDGSQIIFPPITFSLACNTTKFFDVPGPTLIVMSPQEDLITNASSVPVTGRSYSGSTIENIVVNSEAAVVTPVPGSSTNEVTFDHTIPLSSGKNILNITATDVSNAQATDQRVVFADHWLPAVSITPASGTRFPDTETVIPFSVQASDQGYGYTLQVYLDGALISTTTGAENDTTPVAVSYAGTLDRPSIGEHVITAVATDRAGNSTTFESIIEVYLARDMVPPVITLLGSPTVSVEAGNAYADAGATAFDDRDGDITSSIVTVNLVDTLKPGDYTITYNVADAAGNLAPEVTRKATVVDTTAPLVTPPLNLTVEATGKLTAVAIGTATATDLVGVVSVTSDAPPAGFPIGTTVVTWTAVDKAGNKGTAAQTITIVDTTPPELSIPAAQTVEALSANGATVQFSVTAKDLVTAAPAVVCTPPSGSVFPLGTTTVTCTATDDYNNKATGSFTVTVRDTTSPLLTVPAAITVLLNTSVNDPAVQAFLNGATAVDYVDQSVTITFTTPVLDSVGAKQVVFTAVDDFGNTTTATATIQVRYGCSGNFLTPVSLLRPFKLGSTIPVKLALCDANGSTVTSAVAMLFLQQYSASEPVGDPIEVTSTNADTGNYFRVSEGMYIYNLYTKDLTSGTYQIRAVLDDGSTSTISLLLKQ, encoded by the coding sequence ATGACATCACACTATCTTAGGATTATCCTGCTGCTTTTTATCACTTTACTTCCCGTGTCACAAGCCGCAGCAGTTACGCTCGACCCAGGCTACATCGCGGGTCAGGTCAGCCTTCCCGGCTACACCCCTACCAGTATTTCATTGAACGCCACCGGGGGCGGCTATACGGCAAGCAAAACCACCTACAACAGTCCCAATTATCAGCTGACAGTCCAGGGTGGAGACTGGAATTACAGCGTAGCCGCTTCCTGCGGTGTCTCGGGGGCGAATGCACCGTACTCGACCGTCTCCTTCAACAACAGGACCATCAAGGTCGCACCCAACCAGACGGTTGCCAACGACTACATCTACAACGTGGGCACGGTGCGATTCCAGGTGAATATCACCGGCGATCCCACAACTTATTCCTATGGCTACAATTCCAGCGCTGTTAAAAATGTAACGACGGGCGAAAGAACATACACGACCAGCTCCTATACGACCAGCTTTACGACCAGAAGCTATTACTGGGACATTCCCGTGGTGCCGAACCAGCAGATTGCCCTTGCCGCCGCGGTGTATGTCTATAGCGCCACCGGAGGAAGGTATTATTACTTCAACTCGAACGCAGCCGCCCCATACAACCTGTCGCTGCAGGACGTGCAACCGGGTGAAACGGTGATCGTCCCCCTGAATATTAGTTTTGTCGCCCCTGTCCCCAGCGACCCGCCCCCACCACCGACCACTTATACGGGTACTTTGGCCGGGAATGTCGACCTCGCCGGGCTGCCCGCTGCAAATTTCGCCAGCCACTCGGCTGCCGGCATCACCATACCTGCAAACCCTGGAAGCTACACCAGGAATTACACCTTTTCCGGCAACTCCTACAGCTATTACGTCTATCCCTACACCTTCTTTGACAGCAGTATAGACAGCAACCTGCGCTGGCCGTACAAAAACGGCAGCCAAATCAACAACAGGTTCACGGTATATCCCAACCAGACCACCCTTCTCGATTTTTCCGGCGAAGGAGCCTTCCTGAACGGTTCGATCAACTTCTCCGGCACCGTCAAGAACGAGGATCTGAGATACTACACGATGACCTTGAATGGACAGGATGCCATCTGGGAAACGAACAAATGGGCCTATAAAAACACCAATTATGCCTACGTCTACCTCCGCAGAGATGTAACGGGGAACTACAAGCGTCCGCCGGTGCGTCAGTACAAACTGTTCATGACAACCGGCGATTGGGATACCGTTGGTTTCAGCCTGAGAAAAGACTTCGTCGCTCCATACACAAAATATTCAATCTTGAGCTTTAACGATTACAAACTCAGCTACGATGGCAGAAACTATTTCGGCAATCCTGTGCACATTGCCTCAGGAGCGGAAAACCAGAAAGATTTCAATTATTGTTTCGGCTCGGCTATTTTCAGGTTCCGCGCCGTGGGAGGCGGTTTGCTGAGTTCCCCCTACATGTCCGGCAATGGCACCCACAAAACCAATAATGTTGACGACCTTTCCGCAGCTGTCAGCGCATCCTCTTCGGTTAACAAGATTGCCAACCCCGACCTGGAAATTTTCGGCCCCGCAGCGAACTACACCTTGACCACCGTTCGTGTCTATGCGGAAGACGGCAGCCAGATCATCTTTCCTCCCATAACCTTCAGTCTGGCCTGCAATACGACTAAATTTTTCGACGTCCCCGGTCCGACGCTGATCGTCATGTCCCCCCAGGAGGACCTGATCACCAATGCCAGTTCCGTACCGGTAACAGGAAGATCGTACAGTGGCTCCACCATAGAAAACATAGTCGTGAACAGTGAAGCCGCGGTCGTCACCCCCGTACCGGGGAGCTCGACCAATGAGGTTACCTTCGATCACACCATCCCCCTTTCTTCCGGCAAGAATATCCTGAATATAACCGCCACCGATGTGTCCAACGCCCAGGCAACCGACCAACGTGTGGTATTTGCCGATCATTGGCTGCCTGCGGTTTCCATAACCCCAGCCAGCGGTACCCGCTTCCCCGACACCGAGACGGTTATTCCCTTCTCCGTCCAGGCCTCCGATCAGGGGTATGGCTACACGCTTCAAGTCTATCTGGACGGCGCCCTGATCAGCACCACTACCGGTGCTGAAAACGACACAACACCGGTTGCCGTTTCCTATGCAGGAACCCTGGACCGGCCCTCTATCGGTGAGCACGTCATTACCGCCGTTGCCACCGATCGGGCCGGAAACAGCACCACATTCGAGAGCATAATCGAAGTCTATCTGGCCCGCGACATGGTTCCGCCGGTCATCACCCTCCTTGGTTCCCCGACAGTATCGGTGGAAGCAGGAAATGCCTATGCGGATGCCGGAGCCACAGCCTTTGACGATCGTGACGGTGACATCACCAGCAGCATCGTGACGGTCAATCTGGTGGATACCCTGAAGCCCGGAGACTACACCATTACCTATAACGTCGCCGATGCCGCGGGCAACCTCGCCCCAGAGGTAACCCGAAAGGCCACAGTCGTCGATACCACTGCGCCGCTCGTCACGCCCCCACTCAACCTGACCGTCGAGGCAACCGGTAAGCTTACGGCCGTAGCCATCGGCACTGCCACCGCTACAGATCTCGTTGGCGTCGTCTCAGTCACCAGCGATGCCCCTCCTGCAGGATTCCCGATCGGCACAACCGTCGTAACCTGGACCGCAGTGGACAAGGCAGGTAATAAGGGAACGGCCGCACAGACCATAACCATTGTCGATACCACCCCTCCGGAACTTTCCATCCCTGCCGCTCAGACCGTCGAAGCTCTGTCTGCAAACGGCGCGACGGTGCAATTCAGCGTGACCGCAAAAGATCTCGTTACAGCGGCGCCAGCCGTGGTCTGCACGCCCCCTTCCGGGTCTGTATTCCCGCTGGGGACAACGACCGTAACCTGCACCGCAACCGATGATTACAACAATAAAGCCACGGGAAGCTTCACCGTTACTGTACGCGACACGACATCACCACTTCTGACGGTACCCGCCGCCATCACCGTGCTGCTGAACACCTCAGTCAATGATCCCGCTGTGCAGGCATTTCTCAATGGCGCTACAGCCGTTGATTATGTGGATCAATCGGTCACCATCACCTTCACAACTCCCGTTCTTGACAGTGTCGGGGCAAAACAGGTAGTGTTCACCGCGGTTGACGATTTCGGCAACACTACGACCGCTACAGCGACTATTCAGGTTAGATATGGTTGTAGCGGCAACTTCTTAACCCCGGTAAGCCTGCTCAGGCCCTTCAAACTTGGCTCCACAATACCGGTAAAACTTGCTCTGTGCGATGCAAACGGCTCCACCGTCACTTCTGCAGTCGCAATGCTCTTTCTGCAGCAATACTCGGCCAGCGAGCCGGTTGGAGATCCCATAGAAGTGACTTCCACCAACGCAGACACCGGAAATTACTTCAGGGTCAGTGAGGGCATGTACATTTACAATCTCTACACCAAGGACCTTACTTCCGGCACCTACCAGATCCGGGCCGTCCTGGACGACGGATCGACCAGCACCATTTCCCTCTTACTGAAGCAGTAG
- a CDS encoding CxxxxCH/CxxCH domain c-type cytochrome, which produces MGRIVTLVLVLVVMGVSVPAMPAVAFQCNDCHGQKGTADLRPVDESYRNITTGGFQGNHRSHMTAAATAASCAVCHPGSRDYTNGHRNDVISLSSSINGSRNTTTYNNRTSAHPQTSTPQLASCSNVNCHFEKDTPRWGSQMLAQPQDCNVCHGAPPADGGHPAGAGSGKKHGDYLGTDTDSCRHCHTDHRAGAAPFAHATSAGKRGLIVQFTTSPNSGGSYSGDVSYPTYLDNGSRTGTCNGIYCHSNGAPYDKSNEYRSPTWGGTLTCSGCHDSAGAQTGLSGRHGKHTAPTGYGFTCERCHRDTVTGSDTIIDTTLHVNASKNVALNSGGNYDSETRGCSNTYCHSNALGGAPTTGVKWSDTQELKCYSCHKGRTADNNATDCVQPVGGWDPSSQLCTPYINITTNGHSTLVGPQWVRKYPCYYCHDATVDGDGAIKDKSRHVNQQKDIQVASQWAIIGRPAPTYNGETKECDNVYCHSDGTGSPEVIRPLGWTGKDKSKCNSCHGHPQGTCSSSGCHDGRTDANGKTWTVRTGWAPGEEWKEAMPIYLNQGPGTSRANSHARHMQTNFTCDNCHDDTIRNGVCTDCHNGAAPSGTMRETAHINAQRHVNKSRDVVFKNNSGAFVVNPQNNNKSCSNTKCHRAGADPVWGESVNTTILCINCHGTTGQDVDDFSPFNGKQAKINLTEFNSSGHGRSASLGAYAWSGNPAANFPGNPCWYCHDNNVLHKDSENPFRLRRHAQYQKQFDHECVYCHMEGKESECLDCHNSTSSLAPQLSTITGRQDPYRPSHQGMTGGCLGTGCHETDDKRHKTGAGLWTAEQKEDVKNAYVMMGVCLKCHDDDSDDKCTSCHNNSQYTPGFDPGTGLVKAKSRATSMHFGYKHYRGFLASGGWSKDANGKTIGTWKGGKFCWDCHDPHGDSNIYMIQSKVATATDGKFGIPKTGARADVVFTQKVSGSDYAKVQDPQNPVPINGICNVCHDKANKQHYHKDGGDSHNSGRICTGCHEHRFTDSHASRQKCDTCHRNKAVPRHNGFSLPRDCTKCHNGAVGGRIDVMGQMKASSHHVQGVTVTNKHCYACHWEATSQGLIDLDHHAGYNYKLYTSVKKQASDLVIWGPGVRPTAYRTYSTMEGRATAQPFVATNLSFGILSTERKEVNKLTNVCLGCHSDQNNDTQPFGDCKTPRQYAWDRQSIASRYSQTGTTTWGKYAGTPGASQKNQAKAFSAHGNAVNNAGGGWDTTPASESGAETGTGSDGTLTNSRGGAYNVACYDCHSSHGSKLVGVTSSYAGFNGLKNGGNLKETVAGKGGYMNNYKAADNTTGINPYSAGAGQCFDCHESATPGTQTRNGKTPWGYSTTFGATSPIIGYKDTPRFGQGVKASTARFAYRNSRQTIIGGHMKASEPNGSLPHLAKETGTAAGGTTSTIEDAKGWAVDKWRNFYALITSGTNSGQARRITGNSAGTLTMEPFGNTINAGDTYQIVPYAASVDGLCTPCHDPHGVSPILGANQGYAVPMLKGTWLTSPYKEDFTAPAPYGNNVTNDSSGNPRSWGRYQGNPYPTQPYANYNIDRNTFGGANNRMKENDEQFAGLCVTCHKKEVLTDGINKNQSWKSTDRIHESVKGWGANTEHSYSCSKCHQPHNSGLPRLMRINCLDFNHRGKKASGGVPWAADKQDGNAHWQGGGGGQHRGYPVGNVYNGAGGDGEALTACHLRRNELPANPWPNQNLWNNVTPW; this is translated from the coding sequence GTGGGCAGAATTGTTACTTTGGTGCTGGTATTGGTGGTCATGGGTGTGTCCGTACCGGCAATGCCGGCGGTCGCATTTCAGTGCAACGACTGCCACGGTCAGAAGGGTACGGCCGATCTCAGGCCGGTGGATGAATCCTACCGAAACATTACCACCGGCGGCTTTCAGGGGAACCACCGCAGCCATATGACCGCTGCGGCCACTGCCGCCAGCTGTGCTGTCTGCCATCCCGGCAGCCGGGATTACACCAATGGCCATCGCAATGACGTAATCTCCCTTTCTTCCTCCATCAATGGTTCACGCAACACCACCACCTACAACAACCGGACTTCCGCCCATCCCCAGACTTCGACCCCGCAACTGGCAAGCTGCTCCAACGTCAACTGCCACTTCGAAAAGGATACCCCACGCTGGGGAAGCCAGATGCTGGCTCAGCCCCAGGATTGCAACGTCTGCCATGGCGCGCCCCCTGCCGATGGCGGACATCCGGCTGGTGCGGGAAGCGGCAAGAAGCATGGCGACTATCTCGGCACCGACACCGACAGTTGCCGACATTGTCACACTGACCACCGGGCCGGCGCGGCCCCCTTTGCCCACGCCACCAGTGCGGGCAAGAGGGGACTGATCGTACAGTTCACCACCTCCCCCAACAGCGGCGGTTCATATTCCGGCGACGTAAGCTACCCCACCTACCTGGACAACGGCAGCAGGACCGGTACCTGCAACGGCATATACTGCCACAGCAACGGCGCTCCCTACGACAAAAGCAACGAGTACCGTTCCCCCACCTGGGGAGGGACTTTGACCTGCAGTGGCTGCCATGACTCAGCCGGAGCCCAGACCGGCCTCAGCGGCAGGCACGGCAAGCATACCGCACCCACCGGTTATGGATTCACCTGCGAGCGCTGCCACCGTGACACGGTCACAGGCAGCGACACCATCATCGACACGACCCTCCATGTGAACGCCTCCAAAAACGTGGCCTTGAACAGCGGCGGCAACTACGACAGCGAAACCAGGGGCTGCAGCAATACCTACTGTCACAGCAATGCCCTTGGTGGGGCGCCCACCACCGGCGTCAAGTGGTCTGACACCCAGGAACTGAAATGCTATTCATGCCACAAGGGAAGAACCGCCGACAACAACGCCACCGACTGCGTTCAGCCGGTGGGGGGCTGGGACCCGTCAAGCCAGCTCTGCACTCCGTACATCAACATCACTACCAATGGCCACAGCACCCTGGTCGGGCCTCAATGGGTGAGAAAATATCCCTGCTATTACTGTCACGATGCAACCGTTGACGGCGACGGCGCCATCAAGGACAAGTCACGGCATGTGAACCAGCAGAAGGACATCCAGGTGGCATCCCAATGGGCGATCATCGGCCGCCCCGCCCCAACCTACAACGGGGAGACCAAGGAGTGCGATAACGTCTACTGCCATAGCGACGGTACCGGTTCCCCCGAGGTTATCCGCCCCCTGGGCTGGACCGGCAAGGACAAGAGCAAGTGCAACTCCTGCCATGGCCATCCCCAGGGTACCTGTTCCAGCAGCGGCTGCCACGACGGCAGAACGGACGCCAATGGCAAGACCTGGACCGTGCGGACCGGCTGGGCTCCCGGTGAAGAATGGAAGGAGGCCATGCCCATCTATCTCAACCAGGGGCCCGGTACCTCCCGCGCCAACTCCCATGCCCGCCACATGCAGACCAACTTCACCTGCGACAACTGCCACGACGACACTATCCGCAACGGGGTCTGTACCGACTGCCACAACGGCGCCGCCCCCAGCGGCACCATGCGCGAAACCGCCCATATCAATGCCCAGCGCCACGTCAACAAAAGCAGGGACGTGGTCTTTAAAAACAACAGCGGTGCCTTCGTCGTCAACCCACAGAACAACAACAAGAGTTGTTCGAACACCAAGTGCCATCGGGCAGGAGCCGATCCGGTCTGGGGCGAGTCGGTAAATACCACCATTCTCTGTATCAACTGCCATGGCACCACCGGCCAGGATGTGGACGACTTCAGCCCCTTCAACGGCAAGCAGGCGAAGATCAACCTGACCGAGTTCAACTCCTCCGGGCATGGGCGTAGCGCTTCCCTGGGGGCGTATGCCTGGTCGGGGAATCCGGCGGCAAATTTCCCCGGCAACCCCTGCTGGTATTGTCACGATAACAACGTCCTCCATAAGGACAGCGAAAATCCTTTCCGGCTGCGTCGGCATGCCCAGTACCAGAAGCAGTTCGACCATGAATGCGTTTACTGCCACATGGAGGGCAAGGAGTCTGAGTGTCTTGACTGCCACAACTCCACGTCGTCGCTGGCACCGCAACTGAGCACCATAACCGGGCGGCAGGACCCATACCGCCCTTCCCACCAGGGAATGACCGGCGGCTGCCTGGGCACGGGCTGCCATGAAACGGACGACAAGCGGCACAAGACGGGCGCCGGTCTGTGGACCGCCGAGCAGAAGGAAGACGTCAAGAATGCATACGTGATGATGGGGGTCTGCCTCAAATGTCACGACGACGACAGCGACGACAAATGTACCAGTTGCCACAACAACAGCCAGTACACCCCCGGTTTCGACCCCGGGACCGGGCTGGTCAAGGCAAAATCCAGAGCCACCTCCATGCACTTCGGCTACAAGCACTACCGTGGCTTCCTTGCCAGCGGCGGCTGGAGCAAAGATGCCAACGGCAAGACCATCGGCACCTGGAAGGGGGGCAAATTCTGCTGGGATTGCCACGATCCCCATGGCGATTCCAACATCTACATGATCCAGTCCAAGGTGGCCACGGCCACCGACGGCAAGTTCGGCATTCCCAAGACCGGAGCCAGGGCTGACGTGGTCTTCACCCAGAAGGTGAGCGGCAGCGATTATGCCAAGGTCCAGGACCCGCAGAACCCGGTACCCATAAACGGTATCTGCAACGTCTGCCACGATAAGGCCAATAAGCAGCACTACCACAAGGATGGAGGGGACAGCCACAACAGCGGCCGAATCTGTACCGGCTGCCATGAACACCGGTTTACCGACAGCCATGCTTCCAGGCAGAAATGCGACACCTGCCACCGCAACAAGGCCGTACCACGCCACAACGGCTTCAGCCTGCCGCGGGATTGCACAAAATGTCACAATGGTGCAGTGGGTGGACGTATAGACGTCATGGGGCAGATGAAAGCATCGTCACATCACGTGCAAGGGGTAACGGTTACCAACAAGCACTGCTATGCCTGCCATTGGGAGGCCACCAGCCAGGGGCTCATCGATCTCGACCATCATGCCGGGTACAACTACAAGCTCTACACATCAGTGAAGAAGCAGGCCTCGGACCTGGTCATCTGGGGACCCGGGGTAAGGCCCACCGCCTACCGCACCTATTCCACCATGGAGGGGAGGGCGACGGCACAGCCGTTTGTGGCCACCAACTTAAGCTTCGGCATTCTTTCCACCGAGCGGAAAGAGGTTAACAAGCTGACTAATGTCTGTCTCGGCTGTCACAGCGACCAGAACAACGATACCCAGCCGTTCGGCGACTGCAAGACGCCGCGCCAGTATGCCTGGGACAGGCAGAGTATCGCCTCCCGCTATTCCCAGACCGGCACGACCACCTGGGGCAAGTACGCGGGCACTCCGGGCGCTTCCCAGAAGAACCAGGCCAAGGCCTTCTCCGCCCACGGTAATGCGGTGAACAACGCCGGAGGCGGCTGGGACACGACTCCTGCCTCGGAGAGCGGTGCGGAAACCGGCACCGGCAGTGACGGCACCCTCACCAACAGCCGCGGTGGCGCCTACAATGTGGCTTGCTATGACTGCCACAGCTCCCATGGCTCGAAACTGGTAGGAGTCACCTCCAGCTACGCCGGTTTCAACGGGCTGAAAAACGGCGGGAACCTGAAAGAAACGGTAGCCGGCAAGGGGGGCTACATGAATAACTATAAGGCTGCCGACAACACCACCGGCATCAACCCGTACAGCGCCGGAGCGGGGCAGTGTTTCGACTGCCATGAATCGGCAACACCGGGCACCCAGACCCGTAACGGCAAGACACCCTGGGGCTACAGCACCACCTTCGGCGCCACTTCGCCGATCATCGGCTATAAGGACACCCCGCGCTTCGGCCAAGGTGTCAAGGCCTCCACTGCCCGCTTCGCCTACCGCAACAGCAGGCAGACAATCATCGGCGGCCATATGAAGGCATCGGAGCCGAACGGATCTCTGCCGCACCTGGCTAAGGAAACGGGCACTGCCGCCGGCGGTACGACAAGCACCATAGAGGACGCTAAAGGATGGGCTGTCGATAAGTGGAGGAACTTCTACGCCCTCATAACCAGCGGCACCAATAGCGGCCAGGCACGGCGGATCACCGGCAACAGCGCTGGAACCCTGACCATGGAACCCTTCGGCAACACCATCAATGCCGGCGACACCTACCAGATCGTCCCCTATGCCGCCAGCGTCGACGGCCTGTGCACCCCCTGCCATGATCCCCATGGGGTCAGCCCAATTCTGGGGGCGAACCAGGGTTACGCGGTTCCCATGCTGAAAGGCACCTGGCTGACCTCTCCCTACAAGGAGGATTTCACCGCTCCGGCGCCCTACGGCAATAACGTGACCAATGACAGCTCCGGCAACCCCCGTTCGTGGGGACGTTACCAGGGCAACCCCTATCCCACGCAGCCTTACGCCAATTACAACATCGACCGCAACACCTTCGGCGGCGCCAATAACCGTATGAAGGAGAACGACGAGCAGTTTGCCGGGTTATGCGTCACCTGCCATAAGAAAGAGGTCCTCACCGACGGAATAAACAAGAACCAGAGCTGGAAATCCACCGACCGGATCCATGAATCGGTCAAGGGCTGGGGAGCCAATACCGAGCATTCCTACAGTTGTTCCAAATGTCATCAGCCCCACAACTCGGGCCTGCCCCGGTTGATGCGCATCAACTGCCTTGATTTCAACCATCGCGGGAAAAAGGCCTCCGGCGGAGTGCCTTGGGCAGCCGACAAGCAGGACGGCAATGCCCACTGGCAGGGAGGGGGTGGAGGCCAGCACAGGGGTTACCCTGTCGGCAACGTCTATAACGGTGCCGGCGGCGACGGTGAGGCGCTGACTGCCTGTCACCTGCGCAGGAACGAGCTTCCGGCCAATCCTTGGCCCAACCAGAACCTGTGGAACAACGTGACGCCATGGTAG
- the corA gene encoding magnesium/cobalt transporter CorA, translating into MLRLFRIENGLIKEMVVDPAALSDQLRHADWIDIHEPNDSERELLELLLHTDLPESDEYDEIETSARCFVDQAGIHVHSLFLSQSEGRHSTVTVACILQSSHLITIREGDLADFRLLRMRARRGQIECRSPSELLVTLFEQKVENHADILEDIHRQLESVGHLVLENEEADLEDAISKLARLEDSNGKIRLCLMDTQRIVSFLLRHLRDQPGHGDTLREIMRDTETLMSHTTFLFDKINFLMDSTQGFINIEQNKIIKIFSIAAVVFLPPTLVASIYGMNFDFMPELKLQLGYPGSLVLMLLSGIAPYWYFKRKGWL; encoded by the coding sequence GTGCTGAGACTTTTCAGGATAGAGAACGGGCTGATCAAGGAGATGGTAGTGGATCCGGCGGCGCTGTCGGACCAGCTCCGGCATGCGGACTGGATAGATATTCACGAGCCGAACGACAGTGAGCGGGAGCTCCTGGAGCTGCTGCTGCATACCGATCTGCCCGAATCGGACGAGTACGACGAAATCGAGACTTCGGCCCGCTGTTTCGTGGATCAGGCGGGAATCCACGTCCACTCGCTGTTTTTGTCCCAGTCGGAGGGGCGGCATTCAACCGTTACCGTGGCCTGTATTCTCCAGAGCAGCCATCTCATCACGATCCGCGAGGGGGACCTTGCCGACTTCCGGCTGCTGCGCATGCGCGCCCGGCGGGGGCAGATCGAGTGCCGTTCACCATCTGAACTGCTGGTCACCCTTTTCGAGCAGAAAGTTGAGAACCACGCCGACATCCTTGAGGACATCCATCGTCAATTGGAGAGCGTCGGCCACCTGGTCCTGGAAAATGAGGAGGCCGACCTGGAAGACGCCATCAGCAAGCTGGCCAGGCTGGAAGACAGCAACGGCAAGATCCGCCTCTGCCTCATGGATACCCAGAGGATCGTCTCCTTCCTCCTGCGCCATCTGCGCGACCAGCCCGGTCACGGGGACACCCTGCGCGAGATCATGCGGGATACGGAAACCCTCATGTCCCACACCACCTTTCTCTTCGATAAGATCAACTTCCTCATGGACTCCACCCAAGGGTTCATCAACATCGAGCAGAACAAGATCATCAAGATCTTTTCCATCGCCGCCGTGGTCTTTCTGCCCCCCACACTGGTGGCCAGCATCTACGGCATGAACTTCGACTTCATGCCGGAACTGAAACTGCAACTTGGCTATCCCGGCTCCCTGGTCCTGATGCTCCTTTCCGGCATCGCCCCGTACTGGTATTTCAAGCGCAAAGGATGGCTGTGA